From Actinomycetes bacterium, a single genomic window includes:
- a CDS encoding oxygenase MpaB family protein: MAIVTTRFGELMGLKRLPRTYRGYERFLDEYEAERFTFDPSNRRVTEATLRIFAGWFPAPLRPAVTRAAIALMDEPLRQALGQPRQPAWLATELHRVLRLRARALRLVPPRPESRPYRHNARTYPMGYSLTNLGPATG; encoded by the coding sequence ATGGCGATCGTCACCACCCGGTTCGGCGAGCTCATGGGCCTCAAGCGGCTCCCGCGGACCTACCGGGGCTATGAGCGCTTCCTGGACGAGTACGAGGCTGAGCGGTTCACCTTCGACCCTTCCAATCGCAGGGTCACCGAGGCCACCCTGCGGATCTTCGCGGGCTGGTTCCCGGCGCCGCTGCGCCCGGCGGTCACCCGGGCCGCCATCGCGCTGATGGACGAGCCGCTGCGGCAGGCGCTGGGCCAGCCCCGGCAGCCGGCCTGGCTGGCCACCGAACTGCACCGGGTGCTGCGGCTGCGGGCCAGGGCGCTGAGACTGGTGCCCCCGCGACCGGAGTCGAGGCCCTACCGGCACAACGCCCGGACCTACCCGATGGGCTACTCCCTCACCAATCTCGGACCGGCCACCGGCTGA